Proteins found in one Campylobacter suis genomic segment:
- a CDS encoding DoxX family protein gives MNFLKQPDLGIFFARLGLGIMLLMHGIAKILNGIGFIKNLVLKQGLPEFVAYGVYVGEVVAPVLLILGIYTRVASAIVLATCAAILYLFYLPNGDLFTLSSHGGFKPEIVYLYISLGFCILLSGSGKYALKRD, from the coding sequence ATGAACTTTTTAAAACAACCAGATTTGGGTATATTTTTTGCTAGACTTGGTCTTGGTATTATGCTTTTAATGCACGGCATAGCTAAAATTTTAAACGGCATAGGTTTTATAAAAAACTTAGTTCTAAAACAGGGCTTACCAGAATTTGTTGCGTATGGCGTTTATGTGGGAGAGGTCGTTGCGCCTGTGCTTTTGATACTTGGAATTTATACAAGGGTTGCAAGTGCGATCGTACTAGCAACTTGTGCGGCGATATTATATCTTTTTTATCTGCCAAATGGCGACTTGTTTACACTTTCATCTCATGGTGGCTTTAAGCCTGAGATAGTCTATCTTTATATATCTTTGGGGTTTTGTATTTTACTTAGTGGTAGTGGAAAATATGCTTTAAAAAGGGATTAA
- the rpsG gene encoding 30S ribosomal protein S7: MRRRKAPVREIMPDPIYGNKVITKFINALMYDGKKSVATEIMYGAIKAIEKKSGDIKGIDVFNDAIENVKPILEVKSRRVGGATYQVPVEVRPVRQQALAIRWLITYARKRSERTMIDKLANELFDAANSKGASFKKKEDTYKMAEANKAFAHYRW; encoded by the coding sequence ATGAGAAGAAGAAAAGCCCCAGTTAGGGAGATTATGCCAGATCCAATATATGGCAACAAGGTAATCACTAAATTTATTAATGCATTGATGTATGATGGCAAAAAAAGCGTTGCTACTGAGATTATGTATGGCGCGATAAAGGCTATCGAGAAAAAAAGCGGCGATATAAAAGGTATTGATGTATTTAACGATGCTATCGAAAATGTTAAACCTATACTTGAAGTAAAATCACGCCGTGTGGGCGGCGCTACGTATCAAGTTCCAGTTGAGGTTCGCCCAGTTCGCCAACAAGCACTTGCTATTCGCTGGTTAATTACTTACGCTAGAAAAAGAAGCGAAAGAACGATGATAGATAAGCTTGCAAACGAGCTATTTGACGCTGCAAACTCAAAAGGTGCATCTTTTAAGAAGAAAGAAGATACATACAAAATGGCAGAAGCTAACAAAGCATTTGCTCACTATCGCTGGTAA
- a CDS encoding CinA family protein codes for MKHILLVIGDDLKINKPYLSYIFDAYKAHFGELGVVKFQSKDSELLFVVETLAKDFEKICICCSDESYSTMAKILSTLSGNGLELVGETLAIKDASDVKEGSFLININNSFINLINSTPTKKMAEILMPFEQEVTYFSLLDMDKDSAKILLDPVASPYKISIILSEISPNLLLIRAQKDDKNSNLEQFLQAVKNLFSQKFIDSADIYSFVAKKLKENDKSITFAESCTAGLLASKFASIDGVSSVFDGSLITYANHIKNEWLSVDEEILNTHGAVSEACVQAMMSGALNASKADFAIAVSGIAGPGGGSVQKPVGTVFVGAMAKDGAQIIERLFLRGDRDYIREQSAIMAFTCLLRLKPNLFFN; via the coding sequence ATGAAGCATATTTTACTCGTTATAGGCGATGATTTAAAAATAAATAAGCCATATTTAAGCTATATTTTTGACGCATATAAGGCACATTTTGGAGAGCTTGGGGTTGTAAAATTTCAAAGTAAGGATAGTGAGCTGCTTTTTGTTGTGGAAACTCTGGCAAAGGACTTTGAAAAAATTTGTATATGTTGTTCTGACGAAAGCTACTCAACAATGGCAAAGATCCTCTCCACACTCTCTGGAAATGGGCTTGAATTAGTGGGCGAAACACTTGCTATTAAAGATGCTAGTGATGTCAAAGAAGGTAGCTTTTTGATAAACATAAACAACAGTTTTATAAATTTGATAAACTCTACACCAACAAAAAAAATGGCTGAAATTTTAATGCCGTTTGAGCAAGAAGTGACATATTTTAGCCTTCTTGATATGGACAAAGATAGTGCAAAAATTTTACTAGACCCTGTCGCTAGCCCTTATAAAATAAGTATAATTTTAAGCGAAATATCGCCTAACCTGCTTTTAATCAGAGCTCAAAAAGATGATAAAAATAGCAACTTAGAGCAGTTTTTACAAGCAGTCAAAAATTTATTTTCACAAAAATTTATAGATAGTGCCGATATTTATAGTTTTGTTGCTAAAAAATTAAAAGAAAATGATAAGAGCATTACATTTGCAGAGTCTTGTACGGCTGGGCTTTTAGCTAGCAAATTTGCAAGCATTGATGGGGTTTCTAGCGTTTTTGATGGCTCACTTATAACCTATGCAAATCATATAAAAAATGAGTGGCTAAGTGTAGATGAGGAAATTTTAAATACACATGGGGCAGTGAGTGAGGCTTGCGTGCAAGCTATGATGAGTGGGGCTTTAAATGCAAGCAAAGCCGACTTTGCTATAGCTGTTAGTGGCATAGCTGGTCCTGGCGGTGGAAGCGTTCAAAAACCTGTGGGAACAGTGTTTGTAGGAGCTATGGCAAAAGATGGAGCACAGATTATAGAGAGACTTTTTTTAAGAGGCGATAGAGATTATATAAGAGAGCAAAGTGCTATTATGGCTTTTACTTGTTTGCTTAGACTAAAACCAAATTTATTTTTTAACTAA
- the rpoC gene encoding DNA-directed RNA polymerase subunit beta', whose protein sequence is MSELKPVEIKEERRPRDFEAFQLRLASPEKIKSWSYGEVKKPETINYRTLKPERDGLFCAKIFGPIRDYECLCGKYKKMRYKGIKCEKCGVEVTSSKVRRSRMGHIELVTPVAHIWYVNSLPSRIGTLLGIKMKDLERVLYYEAYIVSNPGNAFYDNENSKKVEKYDVLNEEQYQQLAQRYEDEGFVARMGGEVIHDMLAELDLMEILTQLKTEIESTNSEAKKKTIVKRLKVIESFLNSGNRPEWMMITNLPVLPPDLRPLVSLDGGKFAVSDVNDLYRRVINRNSRLKRLMELDAPEIIIRNEKRMLQEAVDALFDNGRRANAVKGANKRPLKSLSEIIKGKQGRFRQNLLGKRVDFSGRSVIVVGPKLRMDQCGLPKRMALELFKPHLLARLEEKGYATTVKQAKKMIEDKTNEVWECLEEVVKDHPVMLNRAPTLHKLSIQAFHPVLVEGKAIQLHPLVCAAFNADFDGDQMAVHVPLSQEAIAECKILMLSSMNILLPASGKAITVPSQDMVLGIYYLSLEKADAKGANKIFASVDEVMIAEEAHSLALHAKIKTIIEGRTLFTTAGRLILRSIIPDFVPDNLWNKIMKKKDISALVDYVYKNGGLEVTADFLDKLKNLGFRYATKAGISISIADIIVPDSKEKHIDDAKKKVREIQKQYGAGLLTDSERYNKIVDIWTDTNNTVASEMMKLIQGDKGGFNSIYMMADSGARGSAAQIRQLAGMRGLMAKPDGSIIETPITSNFREGLNIMEYFISTHGARKGLADTALKTANAGYLTRKLIDVAQNVKVTMHDCGTHEGVEITDITESGELIESLEERVLGRVLADDVIDPITNEILFSEGTLIDEEKAKIIGEAGIKSVSIRTPITCKAPKGVCAKCYGINLGEGKLVKPGEAVGIISAQSIGEPGTQLTLRTFHIGGTASTEQQDRQVVAQKEGFIRYYNLNTYENGGKMIVANRRSAAVLLVEPKIKSPFDGKISIEFAHEDVNITVKGKKDEAKYTIRRSDLAKPNELAGVSGKIEGKFYIPYVNGDKVNENESIVEVIKEGWNVPNRIPFAAELKISDGEPVTQKITANATGVAKFFILKGDYLERLKEIKKGYKVTEKGLFVVVSDKDGREAVRHYIPRNSIIELNDNQPVEAKTLLAKPESNDKLIIAEWDPYSTPTIAEEAGVISFEDIEPGYSAAEQFDEATGQSRLVINEYLPSGVKPTIVVATARGGIIRYQLDPKTAIFVSDGAEVAQADVLAKTPKAVAKSKDITGGLPRVSELFEARRPKNTAIVAEIDGVVRFDKPLRSKERIIIEAEDGATAEYLIDKTRQIQVRNGEFVHAGEKLTDGLISSHDILRILGEKALHYYLISEIQQVYRRQGVAIADKHIEIIVSQMLRQVKIVDSGNTNFIVGDMISRAKFKEENERIMKMGGEPAIAEPILLGVTRAAIGSDSVISAASFQETTKVLTEASIAAKFDYLEDLKENVILGRMIPVGTGLYKDKEIKLKQI, encoded by the coding sequence ATGAGTGAGTTAAAACCTGTTGAGATAAAAGAAGAGCGCAGACCAAGAGATTTTGAAGCTTTTCAGCTTCGTTTAGCAAGCCCAGAAAAGATAAAGTCTTGGAGCTACGGCGAGGTTAAAAAACCAGAAACCATCAACTATCGTACGCTTAAACCTGAGCGTGATGGCTTGTTTTGTGCTAAAATTTTTGGACCGATTCGTGACTATGAGTGCCTTTGTGGTAAATACAAAAAGATGCGTTATAAAGGTATTAAATGCGAAAAATGTGGTGTTGAAGTAACTAGCTCAAAAGTTCGCCGTTCTCGCATGGGGCATATTGAGCTTGTGACTCCAGTTGCGCATATTTGGTATGTAAATTCACTTCCAAGCCGTATCGGAACATTGCTTGGCATAAAAATGAAAGACCTTGAGCGCGTACTTTACTATGAGGCTTATATCGTTTCAAATCCTGGAAATGCCTTTTATGACAACGAAAATTCTAAAAAAGTAGAAAAATACGATGTTTTAAATGAAGAGCAGTATCAGCAACTAGCTCAGCGCTATGAGGATGAAGGCTTTGTGGCTCGTATGGGCGGTGAAGTTATCCATGATATGCTTGCTGAACTTGATTTGATGGAAATTTTAACACAGCTTAAAACAGAGATAGAATCAACAAATTCAGAAGCAAAGAAAAAAACTATCGTAAAGCGCTTAAAAGTTATCGAAAGCTTCCTAAACTCAGGCAACCGCCCAGAGTGGATGATGATAACAAATCTGCCAGTTCTTCCGCCAGACTTGCGCCCGCTTGTAAGTCTTGATGGTGGAAAATTTGCAGTTTCAGATGTAAATGACCTTTACCGCCGTGTTATCAACCGAAATAGCCGTCTAAAACGCCTTATGGAGCTTGATGCGCCTGAGATTATTATAAGAAACGAAAAGCGTATGCTTCAAGAGGCAGTAGACGCACTATTTGACAATGGTCGCCGTGCAAATGCCGTAAAAGGCGCAAACAAACGCCCGCTAAAATCGCTTTCAGAGATCATTAAAGGCAAGCAGGGTCGCTTTAGGCAGAATTTGCTTGGAAAGCGTGTTGACTTTTCTGGTCGTTCAGTTATCGTTGTTGGTCCAAAACTTAGAATGGATCAGTGCGGTCTGCCAAAAAGAATGGCGCTTGAGCTATTTAAGCCACATTTGCTTGCTCGTCTTGAAGAAAAGGGTTACGCAACAACTGTAAAACAAGCTAAAAAAATGATAGAAGATAAGACAAATGAGGTTTGGGAGTGCTTAGAAGAGGTTGTTAAAGATCACCCTGTTATGCTAAACCGTGCCCCAACGCTTCACAAACTATCTATCCAAGCGTTTCACCCAGTACTAGTTGAGGGTAAGGCTATACAGCTTCATCCGCTAGTTTGTGCTGCATTTAACGCTGACTTTGACGGTGATCAGATGGCTGTGCATGTTCCACTTAGTCAAGAGGCGATAGCTGAGTGTAAAATTTTAATGCTTAGCTCGATGAATATCTTGCTTCCAGCTAGTGGCAAGGCTATAACTGTTCCGTCACAAGATATGGTTTTGGGAATTTACTATCTAAGCCTTGAAAAAGCAGACGCCAAAGGTGCAAATAAAATTTTTGCTTCAGTTGATGAGGTGATGATAGCTGAAGAGGCTCACTCACTTGCGTTGCATGCAAAGATAAAAACTATTATAGAAGGCAGAACTCTCTTTACAACGGCTGGTAGATTGATACTTCGCTCTATCATACCTGATTTTGTTCCTGATAATTTATGGAATAAAATAATGAAGAAAAAAGACATATCGGCACTTGTTGATTATGTTTATAAAAATGGCGGGCTTGAGGTTACGGCTGACTTCCTTGATAAGCTTAAAAATTTAGGCTTTAGATATGCAACAAAGGCGGGAATTTCTATTTCTATAGCCGATATTATCGTCCCAGATAGTAAAGAAAAGCATATAGATGACGCCAAAAAGAAAGTGCGTGAAATTCAAAAACAGTACGGCGCAGGCTTATTAACAGATAGCGAAAGATATAACAAAATTGTTGATATTTGGACTGATACAAACAACACAGTTGCAAGTGAGATGATGAAGCTTATCCAAGGCGATAAGGGTGGATTTAACTCAATTTATATGATGGCTGACTCTGGCGCAAGAGGTTCGGCGGCTCAGATTCGTCAGCTTGCTGGTATGCGTGGTCTTATGGCAAAACCAGATGGTTCTATTATCGAAACACCGATAACATCAAACTTCCGTGAGGGTCTAAATATAATGGAGTACTTCATTTCGACTCACGGCGCAAGAAAGGGTCTAGCCGATACCGCTCTTAAAACGGCAAACGCTGGTTACCTTACTCGTAAGCTAATTGATGTTGCTCAAAATGTTAAGGTAACAATGCATGATTGCGGTACGCATGAGGGTGTTGAGATAACAGACATTACAGAGAGTGGTGAGCTTATAGAAAGCTTAGAGGAGCGCGTACTTGGTCGTGTGTTGGCTGACGATGTTATAGATCCTATAACAAATGAAATTTTATTCTCAGAAGGCACGCTAATTGATGAAGAGAAGGCAAAAATTATAGGCGAAGCAGGCATAAAATCAGTAAGCATTAGAACGCCTATTACTTGCAAGGCACCAAAGGGTGTTTGCGCTAAGTGCTATGGTATAAACCTTGGCGAAGGCAAGCTTGTGAAGCCAGGTGAGGCTGTTGGTATCATCTCAGCACAATCGATCGGTGAGCCAGGAACACAGCTAACGCTAAGAACTTTCCATATCGGTGGAACTGCTTCAACCGAGCAGCAAGACCGTCAAGTAGTAGCTCAAAAAGAGGGTTTTATACGCTATTACAACCTAAATACTTATGAAAATGGTGGAAAGATGATAGTGGCAAATAGAAGAAGTGCTGCTGTGCTGTTGGTTGAACCAAAAATAAAGTCACCATTTGATGGTAAGATTAGCATAGAATTTGCTCACGAAGATGTAAACATTACAGTTAAGGGCAAAAAAGATGAAGCTAAATACACTATCCGTAGAAGTGACCTAGCTAAGCCAAATGAGCTAGCTGGTGTAAGTGGTAAAATCGAAGGTAAGTTTTACATCCCTTATGTAAATGGCGATAAAGTAAACGAGAATGAAAGTATTGTTGAAGTCATAAAAGAGGGCTGGAATGTGCCAAATCGTATCCCATTTGCGGCTGAGCTTAAAATTTCAGACGGCGAGCCAGTCACTCAAAAGATAACAGCAAATGCAACTGGCGTGGCGAAATTCTTTATCTTAAAAGGCGATTATTTAGAGCGCCTAAAAGAGATTAAAAAGGGTTATAAAGTTACCGAAAAAGGGCTATTTGTTGTAGTTTCTGATAAAGATGGTCGTGAGGCGGTGCGTCACTATATACCAAGAAATTCTATCATTGAACTAAATGATAATCAGCCAGTCGAGGCTAAAACCTTACTTGCAAAACCAGAGAGTAATGACAAGCTTATCATTGCTGAGTGGGATCCATACTCAACTCCTACTATCGCTGAAGAGGCTGGCGTGATAAGCTTTGAAGACATCGAGCCAGGTTATAGTGCGGCTGAGCAGTTTGATGAAGCAACAGGTCAAAGTCGTTTGGTTATTAATGAGTATCTGCCAAGTGGAGTAAAGCCAACTATCGTTGTTGCTACTGCAAGGGGTGGCATCATAAGATACCAGCTTGATCCAAAAACAGCGATATTTGTAAGTGATGGGGCTGAGGTTGCGCAGGCTGATGTGCTTGCTAAGACTCCAAAGGCGGTTGCTAAGTCAAAAGATATTACTGGTGGTTTGCCTAGAGTTTCTGAGTTGTTTGAAGCTAGACGCCCTAAAAATACGGCTATCGTTGCTGAGATTGATGGTGTAGTTAGATTTGATAAACCACTTCGTTCAAAAGAGCGTATCATCATTGAAGCGGAAGATGGAGCAACTGCTGAATACCTTATAGATAAAACACGCCAAATTCAGGTTAGAAATGGCGAATTTGTTCATGCTGGTGAGAAACTAACCGATGGACTTATCTCAAGCCATGATATTTTAAGAATTTTAGGTGAAAAGGCGCTACATTATTATCTAATTAGCGAAATTCAACAAGTTTATCGTCGCCAAGGCGTTGCGATTGCTGATAAACATATTGAGATTATCGTTTCACAGATGCTTCGTCAAGTTAAGATCGTTGATAGTGGAAATACAAATTTCATAGTCGGCGACATGATCTCAAGAGCCAAATTTAAAGAGGAAAATGAGCGTATCATGAAGATGGGTGGTGAGCCAGCTATCGCTGAACCGATACTTCTTGGTGTTACAAGAGCGGCTATAGGCTCTGATAGTGTCATCTCTGCAGCATCTTTCCAAGAGACAACAAAAGTTCTTACAGAGGCTTCAATAGCAGCAAAATTTGACTATCTTGAAGACCTTAAAGAAAATGTCATCTTAGGTCGCATGATACCTGTTGGAACAGGACTTTACAAAGATAAAGAGATTAAACTAAAGCAAATTTAA
- the rpsL gene encoding 30S ribosomal protein S12: MPTINQLVRNERKKVTYKSKSPALKECPQRRGVCTRVYTTTPKKPNSALRKVAKVRLTSGFEVISYIGGEGHNLQEHSIVLVRGGRVRDLPGVKYHIVRGALDTAGVAKRTVSRSKYGAKRPKPGQAAKK, encoded by the coding sequence GTGCCAACCATAAACCAATTGGTCAGAAATGAACGTAAGAAGGTGACTTACAAGTCAAAATCACCTGCACTTAAAGAGTGCCCACAAAGAAGAGGAGTTTGCACGAGAGTATATACAACTACTCCAAAAAAACCAAACTCAGCTTTGAGAAAAGTTGCCAAAGTTAGATTAACAAGTGGCTTTGAAGTTATTAGCTATATCGGTGGTGAGGGACACAACCTACAAGAACACAGTATCGTGCTAGTTCGCGGTGGTAGGGTTAGAGACTTACCAGGTGTTAAGTATCACATCGTTCGCGGCGCACTTGATACAGCTGGTGTTGCAAAAAGAACAGTTTCGCGCTCTAAATACGGTGCAAAACGCCCTAAGCCGGGTCAAGCAGCTAAGAAGTAA
- the iadA gene encoding beta-aspartyl-peptidase translates to MLLIKNIEIFSPKFLGRKDIFICSGKIICIGDSLNPNLPNLKIIDGSKFIATPGFIDKHVHITGGGGEGSFKTRVPEIMLSKLIEAGITTVVGLLGTDSATRSVENLVAKANALREEGISCYAHTGAYSLDTPTITGDIQKDIVFIEPIIGTKLAISDHRSSSVSPDELTHIVSAGRVAGMLSGKSGHTTLHMGDGQRGLELVRDVLAKYDTPITFFQPTHVNRNERLFAQSIEFLKDGGYIDLTCMLGLTPLQAIKRIKEQEISTQKVTISSDGYGSFSSYDSDGKLLKIGVSSVMATFNEFKNFIENKFELEEALCYFTKNVANSIALKNKGEILEGKDADILLFDENLNLEFVIANGVVLKDNAGYIKKGTYE, encoded by the coding sequence ATGTTGCTTATTAAAAATATAGAAATTTTTTCGCCAAAATTTCTAGGCAGAAAAGATATTTTTATATGCTCTGGTAAAATCATTTGTATAGGCGATAGTTTAAACCCAAATTTGCCAAATTTAAAAATCATCGATGGTTCAAAATTTATAGCAACACCTGGCTTTATAGATAAGCATGTGCATATTACTGGTGGTGGTGGCGAAGGCAGTTTTAAGACTCGTGTTCCTGAGATTATGCTTTCAAAACTCATTGAGGCTGGCATAACAACAGTGGTTGGACTTTTGGGGACTGATAGTGCAACAAGGAGTGTTGAAAATTTAGTAGCTAAGGCAAATGCCTTAAGAGAGGAAGGCATAAGCTGTTATGCCCACACTGGTGCGTATAGTTTGGATACTCCAACAATTACGGGCGATATACAAAAAGATATTGTATTTATAGAGCCTATTATCGGCACAAAGCTGGCTATAAGCGACCATCGTTCAAGCTCTGTAAGCCCAGATGAGCTTACTCATATAGTCTCGGCTGGTCGTGTGGCTGGTATGCTAAGCGGTAAATCAGGGCACACTACACTTCATATGGGCGATGGTCAGCGTGGACTAGAGCTTGTAAGAGATGTTTTGGCTAAATACGATACTCCTATCACTTTTTTTCAGCCAACTCATGTAAATAGAAATGAAAGGCTATTTGCTCAAAGTATTGAGTTTTTAAAGGATGGCGGCTATATCGACCTTACTTGCATGCTGGGACTAACCCCATTGCAAGCTATAAAAAGGATAAAAGAGCAAGAAATTTCAACTCAAAAAGTAACGATTAGTTCCGATGGTTATGGTAGCTTTTCAAGTTATGATAGTGATGGAAAGTTACTTAAAATAGGTGTCTCAAGCGTTATGGCAACTTTTAATGAGTTTAAAAATTTCATAGAAAATAAATTTGAGCTTGAAGAGGCGCTTTGTTATTTTACGAAAAATGTTGCAAATTCAATAGCTCTAAAAAATAAAGGGGAAATTTTAGAGGGCAAGGATGCTGACATTTTGCTGTTTGATGAGAATTTAAATTTAGAGTTTGTAATAGCAAATGGAGTAGTTTTAAAGGATAATGCAGGATACATAAAAAAAGGAACTTATGAGTAA
- the fusA gene encoding elongation factor G, whose product MADRKTPLHMVRNIGIAAHIDAGKTTTSERILFFTGMSHKIGEVHDGAATMDWMEQEKERGITITSAATTCFWKDHQINLIDTPGHVDFTIEVERSMRVLDGAVAVFCSVGGVQPQSETVWRQANKYRVPRMVYVNKMDRIGANFYNVENQVRTRLKANPVPIQIPIGAEDAFRGVVDLVTMKALVWEDDKKPTDYAVIEIPADLKEKAEEYRAKMVEAVAETSDDLMEKFFGGEELTVDEIKKGIKAGCLNMTIVPMICGTSFKNKGVQPLLDAVVDYLPAPDEVAAIKGEYEDGREVTVESTDNGEFAGLGFKIMTDPFVGQLTFVRVYRGQLESGSYAYNSTKGKKERIGRLLKMHSNKREEISVLHAGEIGAVVGLKETLTGDTLATEKDPVILERMDFPEPVISVAVEPKTKADQEKMAIALQKLAQEDPSFRVSTDEESGQTIISGMGELHLEIIVDRMLREFKVEAEVGQPQVAYRETIRKTVEQEYKYAKQSGGRGQYGHVFLRIEPLEAASGFEFVNDIKGGVVPKEYIPAVEKGCKEALQNGILAGYPVEDVKVTLFDGSYHEVDSSEMAFKLAASMGFKEGARKAGAVILEPMMKVEVETPEDYMGDVIGDLNKRRGQISSMDERNGNKIVTAFCPLAQMFGYSTDLRSQTQGRATYSMEFDHYEEVPKNVSEEIIKKRNG is encoded by the coding sequence ATGGCAGATAGAAAAACCCCATTACATATGGTTAGAAACATTGGTATCGCAGCTCACATTGACGCTGGTAAGACTACTACGAGTGAGAGAATTTTATTTTTCACTGGTATGAGCCATAAGATCGGCGAGGTACATGATGGTGCTGCGACTATGGACTGGATGGAGCAAGAAAAAGAGCGTGGCATTACTATTACATCTGCTGCGACGACTTGTTTTTGGAAAGACCATCAAATAAACCTAATCGACACTCCGGGACACGTTGACTTTACTATTGAGGTTGAGCGTTCTATGCGTGTTCTTGATGGTGCTGTTGCTGTATTTTGTTCAGTTGGTGGCGTTCAGCCTCAGTCTGAAACTGTTTGGAGACAAGCAAATAAATACCGCGTTCCAAGAATGGTTTATGTAAATAAAATGGATAGAATTGGTGCAAATTTCTATAATGTTGAAAACCAAGTTCGAACAAGACTAAAAGCTAATCCAGTACCTATCCAAATTCCTATCGGCGCAGAAGATGCTTTCCGTGGTGTTGTTGATTTGGTTACTATGAAAGCACTTGTTTGGGAAGATGATAAGAAACCAACTGATTACGCAGTTATCGAAATTCCAGCCGATCTTAAAGAAAAAGCAGAAGAATATAGAGCAAAGATGGTTGAAGCTGTTGCTGAAACAAGTGATGATTTGATGGAAAAATTCTTTGGTGGCGAGGAATTAACGGTAGATGAGATTAAAAAAGGCATTAAAGCAGGCTGCTTAAATATGACTATTGTTCCGATGATATGCGGAACTTCATTTAAAAACAAAGGTGTTCAGCCATTGCTTGATGCAGTAGTTGACTACCTGCCTGCGCCAGACGAAGTTGCGGCGATTAAAGGTGAGTATGAAGACGGTAGAGAAGTAACTGTAGAAAGCACTGATAATGGTGAATTTGCAGGTCTTGGCTTTAAGATTATGACTGATCCATTTGTTGGACAGCTTACTTTCGTACGCGTTTATCGTGGTCAATTAGAGAGCGGTAGCTACGCTTACAACTCAACAAAAGGCAAAAAAGAGCGTATTGGTCGTTTGCTTAAAATGCACTCAAACAAAAGAGAAGAAATCTCAGTTCTTCATGCTGGCGAGATAGGTGCTGTTGTTGGCTTAAAAGAGACTTTAACGGGCGATACTTTGGCAACAGAAAAGGATCCAGTAATCCTAGAGAGAATGGACTTCCCAGAGCCAGTTATTAGCGTTGCAGTTGAGCCAAAGACAAAAGCTGATCAAGAAAAAATGGCAATCGCTCTACAAAAACTAGCACAAGAAGATCCAAGTTTTAGAGTAAGTACAGATGAAGAGAGTGGTCAGACTATTATTTCAGGTATGGGCGAACTTCACCTTGAAATCATTGTTGATCGTATGCTTCGTGAATTTAAAGTTGAGGCAGAGGTTGGTCAGCCGCAGGTTGCTTATCGTGAAACTATCCGCAAAACAGTTGAGCAAGAGTATAAATATGCTAAGCAATCAGGCGGTCGCGGTCAGTACGGACATGTATTCTTGCGTATCGAGCCACTTGAAGCTGCTAGTGGTTTTGAATTTGTTAATGACATCAAGGGTGGTGTTGTTCCAAAAGAGTATATCCCAGCTGTTGAAAAAGGTTGTAAAGAGGCACTTCAAAACGGTATCCTTGCTGGCTATCCAGTTGAAGATGTTAAAGTTACGCTATTTGATGGAAGTTACCATGAGGTTGACTCATCTGAGATGGCATTTAAACTTGCAGCGTCTATGGGCTTTAAAGAGGGTGCAAGAAAAGCTGGTGCTGTTATACTTGAGCCGATGATGAAGGTTGAAGTTGAAACTCCGGAAGATTATATGGGTGATGTTATCGGTGATCTTAATAAGCGTCGCGGACAAATAAGCTCAATGGATGAGCGCAATGGTAACAAGATCGTTACAGCATTTTGCCCTCTAGCACAGATGTTTGGATACTCAACAGACCTAAGAAGCCAAACACAAGGTCGCGCTACTTACTCAATGGAATTTGATCACTATGAAGAAGTTCCAAAGAATGTTAGCGAAGAGATTATCAAAAAGAGAAACGGTTAA
- a CDS encoding rhodanese-like domain-containing protein translates to MKKTLLFSACCAVGAFAQINVLPATPANIEKFEQIVDIRTPAEWRDTGIINGAKTIVFSKDKEKFIEAIKEQVDITKPFAIICRSGGRTASAAQMLDEADMNVTNLDGGMNLLIKSGYMTTPYSK, encoded by the coding sequence ATGAAAAAAACACTACTATTTTCAGCCTGCTGTGCAGTTGGAGCATTTGCTCAGATAAATGTTTTGCCAGCAACACCTGCAAATATCGAAAAATTTGAGCAAATAGTTGATATTAGAACTCCAGCTGAGTGGCGCGATACTGGGATTATAAATGGTGCAAAAACTATTGTTTTTAGTAAAGATAAAGAAAAATTTATTGAGGCTATAAAAGAGCAAGTGGATATAACTAAGCCGTTTGCTATAATCTGTAGAAGTGGTGGCAGAACCGCTTCTGCTGCCCAGATGCTTGATGAAGCGGATATGAATGTTACAAATTTAGATGGTGGCATGAATTTGCTTATCAAATCAGGCTATATGACTACCCCTTACAGTAAATAA